From a region of the Candidatus Poribacteria bacterium genome:
- a CDS encoding indolepyruvate ferredoxin oxidoreductase produces the protein MDDRFTQASGTHVYTGCELLVKGALESGVSLLTGYPGSPLAEVFDTIERNAELLKTNGIVAQIANNEALSIARLNGSQMADVRAITFMKSVGFHVASDALAISNLAGTTGGAVVVVGDDTWSHSTQVPADSRFLARHVQTPLIEPATFQELKDWIHCAFEISAASNLYVCYLTTENQASGGGNVELHPNIYPEISDLKQINLDTQYIDADKRVVLPPHTAQIEVEALRERIPTALETARNLGLNTIQFMGEGEGTAPLRKKHRIGFVSAGLAYSCLLHALGELGVDGEIPILKLGMTHPIDTDLIREFAAQVDEIYVFEEKRPLLENEIKAFITQGYQNGDMDRYVNVWGKQFPNGLTGIPVTSGLDTSILIQKLIPLLKHLLGTSDTSTVGGTSSPRQTPPTYHDPKIDLEHISGEETLQQQVSAQQIDIPQRTPTFCPGCPHRDSSSVFLEITEQFMDVGYMKKHHDSGPVDLVFHGDIGCYSMLKYEPFPRLMHNLSAMALGGGAGAGIDPFIKNKQIVFMGDSTFFHGGMAAISDSIKNDQDIAYIILDNQTTAMTGHQPTPAGELDLLGNPTFAQDIEQVAQGLVGNSDIEIVRTNPEDRVNYKKHLEKTILKSGVKIIIADKECAITYQRRIRREQRQTVAKDGFLKYEKHINITPEVCEFCRECTTATGCPALKIVDTDYGEKIAIDQSNCVSDGACARIKYACPAFEEVIVTRKRPPQDQTTDSRNRALLSDEPLPPPPLRTFEQRWNMYAAGVGGMGIGTISKVLVVAGYLQGYNVTFCDRKGLAIRNGGVYTHITYMQPGVHASPMIPYGKADLLLGLDILEAVRGITAQSLFRIASPHRTTAVVNTAKTETITTLIGKDDFDPETLEASLQTYTNADTYFGTDLFRVSEQLFGNKLYANMMLLGTAFQRQMIPLELEPLRLALKQMVPHADLDTNMKAFTVGRRLALENTESLADTRSERDPLGTYAEMLSEKQRILTKKRNGKRLTREYVTLVKNTIETLNLDSDSIHRILALYIYDLIQFEDINYARIYVEKIKQVYAHDSEVYHYRATKAAIRYLHKVMLIKDEVYVAHLLTSEEKLQRDKELYKVDPANGDRIKYVHLNRPHFTVMGLDLEGDIDTRNWQLHLMKRMKFLRRWLPEWHAKEKAFRDWYITRVIDTFSPIDTETYEKHLQALECVEEVRGYRDIRYPKMETAKQKVEGLLAE, from the coding sequence ATGGACGACAGGTTTACACAAGCCAGTGGAACACATGTCTATACCGGATGCGAGTTATTAGTTAAGGGTGCCTTAGAGAGCGGTGTTAGCCTCCTCACGGGTTACCCCGGCTCCCCACTCGCCGAAGTATTTGACACTATTGAACGCAATGCTGAATTGTTGAAAACCAACGGCATCGTCGCGCAGATAGCCAATAACGAGGCATTGAGTATCGCGCGCCTCAACGGTTCGCAGATGGCGGATGTCCGTGCGATTACATTTATGAAAAGTGTCGGCTTTCATGTCGCCTCTGATGCCCTAGCGATTAGTAACCTTGCTGGAACAACCGGGGGTGCCGTTGTCGTGGTTGGTGACGATACATGGTCCCACAGCACGCAGGTCCCCGCTGATTCCCGATTTCTGGCACGGCATGTCCAAACACCTCTGATTGAACCTGCGACATTTCAGGAACTTAAGGACTGGATTCACTGCGCCTTCGAGATTTCCGCGGCATCGAACCTCTACGTCTGCTACTTAACGACCGAAAATCAGGCGAGCGGCGGGGGCAATGTAGAACTCCATCCTAACATTTATCCTGAAATCAGTGATTTGAAGCAGATTAACTTGGATACCCAATACATCGATGCCGATAAACGGGTTGTTCTACCGCCACATACTGCACAGATCGAAGTGGAGGCATTGAGAGAGCGGATTCCGACCGCCCTTGAGACAGCACGGAACCTCGGACTTAACACAATCCAGTTCATGGGTGAAGGCGAGGGAACCGCGCCCCTACGGAAGAAACACCGTATCGGATTTGTCAGTGCGGGTTTAGCGTATAGTTGCCTCCTTCACGCCCTCGGGGAACTGGGGGTGGACGGTGAGATCCCGATTCTCAAACTCGGTATGACGCATCCTATTGACACGGACCTCATCAGAGAGTTCGCTGCACAGGTTGACGAAATCTACGTGTTTGAGGAAAAACGCCCGCTTTTAGAGAACGAAATAAAAGCATTCATCACGCAAGGGTATCAGAATGGTGATATGGATCGATATGTAAACGTGTGGGGAAAACAATTTCCCAACGGTCTGACAGGAATTCCGGTAACTTCTGGTTTAGATACCTCTATCCTTATCCAAAAACTTATCCCACTTCTCAAACATCTGCTCGGCACAAGCGATACATCTACTGTAGGCGGGACCTCCAGCCCACGACAGACGCCGCCAACCTATCACGATCCAAAAATCGATTTGGAACATATCTCAGGCGAAGAAACACTTCAACAACAGGTCTCCGCGCAGCAGATCGACATTCCACAACGCACGCCGACCTTTTGTCCGGGCTGTCCGCATCGTGATTCTTCGAGCGTCTTCCTTGAAATTACGGAACAATTCATGGATGTGGGCTATATGAAGAAACATCACGATTCAGGACCGGTTGATCTCGTTTTTCATGGGGATATCGGTTGCTATTCGATGCTCAAATATGAACCGTTTCCACGTTTAATGCACAATCTTTCCGCGATGGCATTGGGTGGCGGTGCGGGGGCTGGCATTGACCCATTTATCAAAAACAAGCAGATCGTTTTCATGGGGGATTCGACCTTTTTCCACGGCGGGATGGCAGCTATTTCGGATTCAATCAAAAACGACCAAGACATCGCCTACATTATTTTAGACAATCAGACAACAGCGATGACGGGACATCAACCGACGCCTGCTGGTGAGCTGGACCTCCTCGGCAATCCGACGTTCGCACAAGATATTGAGCAAGTGGCACAAGGACTCGTGGGTAATTCCGATATAGAAATCGTGCGGACCAACCCGGAAGACAGGGTGAACTACAAAAAACATCTGGAGAAAACCATTCTCAAATCGGGTGTCAAAATTATCATCGCCGATAAGGAGTGTGCGATTACCTATCAGCGTCGCATCCGCCGCGAACAACGGCAAACAGTCGCTAAAGATGGTTTTCTTAAATACGAAAAGCATATTAACATAACGCCTGAGGTCTGTGAGTTTTGTCGAGAATGTACCACTGCCACGGGATGTCCAGCTCTAAAAATAGTCGATACCGATTACGGCGAGAAAATCGCCATCGATCAGTCAAATTGTGTTTCCGATGGTGCTTGTGCCCGAATTAAATACGCATGTCCGGCGTTTGAAGAGGTTATCGTCACACGTAAACGTCCGCCGCAAGATCAAACAACAGACTCCAGAAATCGTGCCCTCTTGAGTGATGAACCTTTACCACCGCCTCCCCTACGGACGTTCGAGCAGCGGTGGAACATGTACGCCGCAGGTGTCGGGGGCATGGGGATCGGCACGATTTCAAAAGTTCTTGTGGTTGCGGGTTATCTTCAGGGCTACAACGTGACGTTTTGCGATAGGAAGGGATTGGCAATCCGCAATGGCGGTGTTTATACACACATCACATATATGCAACCGGGTGTTCACGCCTCGCCAATGATTCCTTATGGTAAGGCGGATCTGCTATTAGGGCTTGATATTTTAGAAGCCGTCCGCGGTATCACTGCGCAATCGCTCTTCCGCATTGCGTCACCACATCGAACCACTGCTGTAGTGAATACAGCGAAAACTGAAACGATCACCACGCTCATCGGCAAAGACGATTTCGATCCAGAGACCCTTGAAGCGTCCCTCCAGACCTATACGAATGCGGACACATATTTTGGGACGGATCTATTCAGAGTCTCTGAGCAATTGTTCGGGAACAAACTCTACGCGAACATGATGCTTCTGGGGACAGCCTTCCAACGGCAAATGATACCTCTCGAATTGGAACCCCTCCGATTGGCACTAAAGCAGATGGTCCCGCACGCCGATTTGGATACCAATATGAAAGCGTTCACCGTTGGACGCCGTCTTGCATTAGAAAACACCGAATCCCTTGCGGATACACGTTCAGAAAGGGATCCGCTGGGAACTTATGCTGAAATGCTTTCCGAAAAACAACGGATCCTGACAAAAAAACGTAATGGGAAACGTTTAACGCGAGAATACGTAACACTTGTTAAAAATACCATTGAAACGCTGAATCTCGATTCAGACAGCATCCACCGAATCCTCGCACTCTATATCTATGATTTGATCCAGTTCGAGGATATTAACTACGCGCGGATATACGTTGAAAAAATTAAACAGGTCTACGCCCACGACTCAGAAGTGTATCACTATCGCGCGACAAAAGCCGCGATTCGCTATCTCCACAAGGTGATGCTCATCAAGGACGAGGTCTACGTCGCACATCTGCTAACGAGCGAGGAAAAATTGCAGCGGGATAAGGAATTGTATAAGGTTGACCCAGCAAACGGTGATAGGATTAAATACGTCCATCTCAACCGTCCACATTTCACCGTGATGGGGCTTGATCTTGAAGGGGATATTGACACACGCAATTGGCAATTGCATCTGATGAAACGGATGAAGTTCTTAAGACGTTGGCTTCCAGAATGGCACGCCAAGGAAAAAGCGTTTCGAGACTGGTATATTACCCGCGTAATTGACACCTTCTCACCGATTGACACTGAGACGTATGAAAAGCATCTCCAAGCGTTAGAATGTGTGGAGGAAGTTCGTGGCTATCGCGACATTCGCTATCCGAAAATGGAAACGGCGAAACAGAAAGTTGAAGGCCTACTTGCAGAATGA
- a CDS encoding shikimate dehydrogenase, with the protein MKSQTHVIEPQGTIKKLTGHTRIVGVIGDPVVHSRSPQMHNAAFAKAGLDYVYVPFHVRPDDLAAAIAGFKAINVVGINVTLPHKQAVIPFLTSISREAELIGAVNTLTFVDGNIHGDNTDAPGVLQALDEDGNLSGTPVGEKVVVLGAGGAARAVVVALALRGVAAITIANRTVEKAVSLATEMDQKTGVSMQGMGLTDERLPLSVRESKLLVNTATISMDVTHPLLISADWLQPNTIVYDIVYTPPVTPLMQAATERGCQTLGGIGMLVHQGAIAFEKWTGVAPCIETMRQAL; encoded by the coding sequence ATGAAATCCCAGACTCACGTCATCGAACCGCAAGGCACAATAAAAAAATTGACCGGACATACTCGTATTGTCGGTGTTATTGGTGATCCCGTTGTGCACAGCCGTTCACCACAAATGCACAATGCGGCTTTTGCCAAAGCAGGTCTCGATTATGTATATGTCCCGTTTCATGTCCGCCCTGATGATTTGGCAGCTGCGATTGCTGGGTTTAAAGCGATTAACGTCGTCGGGATTAACGTAACACTCCCACACAAACAAGCCGTCATCCCGTTCCTTACATCAATCTCTCGGGAAGCGGAACTCATCGGTGCTGTGAACACCCTGACGTTTGTTGACGGGAACATACATGGCGATAATACAGATGCCCCCGGTGTCTTACAAGCGTTAGACGAGGACGGAAACCTGTCTGGGACGCCGGTAGGCGAGAAGGTCGTGGTTTTGGGAGCAGGCGGCGCTGCGAGGGCTGTCGTTGTTGCGTTAGCACTGAGAGGCGTAGCCGCGATTACAATCGCCAATCGCACGGTGGAAAAAGCGGTTTCTTTAGCAACAGAGATGGATCAGAAGACAGGGGTTTCCATGCAAGGAATGGGGCTCACAGATGAACGATTGCCGCTATCTGTTCGGGAGAGCAAACTCCTTGTCAACACTGCAACGATAAGCATGGATGTAACACACCCCTTACTGATTTCCGCTGACTGGCTTCAACCGAATACTATTGTTTATGACATTGTGTATACGCCGCCGGTAACACCTTTGATGCAAGCCGCGACCGAGCGCGGCTGTCAAACGCTTGGTGGTATTGGGATGTTAGTTCATCAGGGGGCTATCGCGTTTGAGAAATGGACGGGTGTTGCGCCGTGCATTGAGACAATGCGTCAAGCCCTATAG
- a CDS encoding cell division protein ZapA encodes MQQEQDFAPIRFVILGTPYTIKPTEDLTPAAINELVEYVKDLVESYLRKGFDEQRVPLLVAFHIADENRRLQKKYELPLYRIVERLQFAIEEVAEPQHSEE; translated from the coding sequence ATGCAGCAAGAACAGGATTTCGCGCCGATTCGTTTTGTTATACTCGGCACACCTTATACCATAAAACCGACAGAAGATCTAACGCCAGCAGCAATCAATGAACTGGTTGAATACGTCAAAGATTTAGTTGAATCCTATCTCAGAAAAGGTTTTGACGAACAGAGGGTTCCGTTGTTAGTCGCTTTTCATATCGCTGATGAGAACCGTCGTCTTCAGAAAAAGTATGAATTGCCCTTGTACCGAATAGTCGAGCGGTTACAATTTGCGATTGAAGAGGTGGCGGAACCGCAGCACTCAGAAGAGTAA
- a CDS encoding M48 family metalloprotease codes for MGQISIILIAGLLFLFSFEPPQTSMNISDMQVVLWTIVLTGFPILITCFVTSYVARTFPADEEENLPTLYRLRRFMIVFECLSLAAYLCNLYLLNLPMLIDKYFVFFPMAHLRQTLALLPLLIGLICIRLAFYQVNKLQPGHYREILSLQFKFLLFPLLPMFLYLVMMDAIHWLPYSAKVFIVEHPYILIGLILPVIISAYIFAPFLMQFLWKTEPLAVDSVLKERLDRLTRQSGIKYREVVVWQTGSLLIANAAVAGTLPWNRRIFLTDALLEYFTDEEIETVVAHELGHIRYRHIPTYMLFSLFYLLNYPFFYVLVEEPLLTYLGESQSLLSVVSTLCSLAFLIIYFIVIFRYLSRRCEHQADLYAVRLTEKPEAFKDALVKLAVLNSVPKSIQRFFEIFNTHPSIYRRVEFINQWIEHNSAVQRYKNYLVEVKVLILLLPVLGILAVLLLR; via the coding sequence ATGGGACAGATAAGTATCATCTTAATTGCGGGACTCCTCTTTCTTTTTTCGTTTGAGCCACCGCAAACAAGCATGAATATCAGTGATATGCAGGTCGTCCTCTGGACAATTGTCTTGACAGGATTCCCTATTCTTATCACATGTTTTGTGACCTCCTATGTCGCAAGAACCTTTCCCGCGGACGAAGAGGAGAACCTACCAACACTCTATCGGCTGCGCCGCTTCATGATTGTTTTTGAGTGCCTCAGTTTAGCGGCATACCTCTGCAATCTGTATCTGTTGAATCTGCCAATGCTGATTGACAAATACTTCGTCTTCTTTCCCATGGCACATCTGCGCCAGACCCTCGCCTTGCTGCCGCTACTGATCGGACTGATATGTATCCGCCTTGCGTTTTATCAGGTGAATAAGCTACAACCCGGTCATTACAGAGAGATTCTCAGTCTGCAATTCAAGTTTCTGCTTTTCCCGTTATTGCCGATGTTCCTGTATTTAGTGATGATGGACGCGATTCACTGGCTTCCATATTCAGCAAAAGTCTTCATTGTTGAGCATCCGTATATTCTAATCGGGCTGATCCTACCGGTAATTATTTCTGCGTATATCTTTGCACCATTCTTGATGCAGTTTCTATGGAAAACAGAACCCCTCGCGGTGGATTCAGTGCTAAAGGAGAGATTGGATCGTTTGACGAGGCAGAGCGGTATAAAATACCGGGAGGTGGTCGTATGGCAAACCGGTTCGCTGTTAATTGCCAACGCAGCTGTGGCGGGAACGCTTCCATGGAATCGTCGCATTTTTCTCACAGACGCGCTTCTCGAATACTTCACGGATGAAGAAATTGAAACGGTTGTCGCTCATGAACTTGGACATATCCGCTATCGGCACATTCCAACGTATATGCTGTTTTCACTCTTCTATCTCTTGAATTATCCCTTTTTCTATGTGCTTGTTGAAGAACCGCTGTTAACATACCTTGGAGAATCACAGTCCCTTTTGTCAGTGGTATCGACCTTATGTTCGCTGGCTTTTCTAATCATTTATTTCATAGTTATCTTCCGATATTTGTCAAGGCGGTGCGAACATCAAGCCGACCTGTATGCGGTTCGGCTTACAGAGAAACCGGAAGCATTCAAAGATGCCTTGGTGAAACTCGCAGTCCTGAATTCAGTGCCGAAATCAATTCAGCGTTTCTTTGAAATCTTCAATACCCACCCGTCCATCTATCGACGCGTTGAATTCATCAACCAGTGGATAGAGCATAATTCTGCGGTTCAACGTTACAAAAATTATTTGGTTGAAGTCAAAGTTTTAATCCTCTTGCTACCCGTATTGGGCATTCTCGCTGTGCTGTTGCTGCGTTAG
- a CDS encoding OmpA family protein codes for MISRTAFTIIALLGVALVVSSCGKLDQEEFEMWKNEHVSKIEQSEADMSNKITMLDGKVDQQGKDLTEAISKAKDEAIAVSQQGDADTIAAANQSAKEQDAQLRADLTAVLDAQAQESMASVEAVKAEHEEEFMALKKANMAQDETVEKLASRVMALEEGLAMVAEEVASAPTLLVTVTFASGRTSLSGDAEQMLDGIVEQLMEASDAKIKVVGHADGMPVLKGNYGSNWDLSQARANSAAKHLKSKGIEAGRIEAVGKAHTDPVAPQNTAAGRAMNRRVEVILVPAGHSH; via the coding sequence ATGATAAGTAGAACCGCTTTCACAATTATCGCTCTTCTGGGTGTTGCACTTGTTGTGAGTAGTTGCGGCAAGTTAGATCAGGAAGAGTTCGAAATGTGGAAGAATGAACATGTCTCAAAGATAGAACAAAGTGAAGCAGACATGTCAAACAAAATTACAATGCTGGATGGCAAGGTTGATCAGCAGGGCAAAGATCTAACGGAAGCCATCTCCAAAGCAAAAGATGAGGCGATTGCCGTATCCCAACAAGGGGATGCCGATACCATTGCTGCTGCGAATCAAAGTGCCAAAGAACAGGATGCGCAACTCCGTGCAGACCTGACAGCGGTGCTTGATGCGCAAGCCCAGGAATCGATGGCATCTGTCGAAGCTGTAAAGGCAGAACATGAAGAAGAGTTCATGGCACTTAAAAAAGCCAATATGGCTCAGGACGAGACGGTAGAGAAGCTCGCGTCTCGAGTGATGGCTTTGGAAGAAGGTTTAGCGATGGTGGCAGAAGAAGTTGCCTCAGCCCCCACACTGCTGGTTACCGTCACTTTCGCCAGTGGTCGCACCAGTTTATCCGGCGACGCGGAGCAGATGCTTGACGGTATCGTTGAACAACTCATGGAAGCGTCGGACGCAAAGATCAAGGTTGTTGGACACGCGGACGGCATGCCAGTGCTGAAGGGAAATTACGGAAGTAATTGGGATCTCTCACAGGCACGTGCGAACTCCGCTGCAAAACACCTGAAATCCAAAGGAATTGAGGCTGGCAGAATTGAGGCTGTTGGCAAAGCACACACGGATCCTGTTGCGCCACAGAACACTGCCGCAGGCAGAGCCATGAATCGTCGGGTCGAAGTTATTCTGGTTCCTGCAGGCCATTCACATTAA
- a CDS encoding O-antigen ligase family protein, protein METMKGKRILPYVVCLVFGCIIGGYSDTPLPLLSLLAVTCAFIFLGMELAVYLLLIALPFSFRYILPGRFEIQTPTEPLLGMLVAVYCVRRILDRVIRSGTGVPAYGTKSENTFPFFPPLCFYILVTFLSAINTPDLFGTLKGALRATAYMLFSVIVHTVIQNRNSLKRLFVASFPSAAVAVIWTVIVLIYHIDAWQWTSAYRSAPFTNYSVYGAFAALFFLVCLSRLLFDNSGYDRVLWTAWFLCFGVGLLFCFSRGVWLSVIVAIGFMLLQLGKGVTHKKILFIGAACFILLACLNLPGIYNILVERVTSAVDLSYASNRARLLRWGQAFVMFAESPILGKGYGAFAMLYEEDVALVGSYTAQYQLGAHSEYLQVMAELGIVGLGIWVWLNFAFLRYGFRALQTLEDGFYRAMVIGLMAAEISLMVHFTVNNLLNGDAIGIPFWGIYGLLPAVVQMANREKTSS, encoded by the coding sequence ATGGAAACCATGAAAGGCAAGCGCATTCTCCCTTATGTCGTCTGTCTCGTATTCGGTTGTATCATCGGTGGTTACTCGGATACGCCGCTCCCACTTCTCAGTTTGCTGGCTGTAACGTGTGCTTTCATCTTTTTAGGCATGGAGCTTGCGGTCTATCTGCTGTTAATCGCCCTGCCATTTTCATTTCGCTATATTCTCCCAGGTCGCTTTGAGATTCAAACACCGACAGAACCCCTCTTAGGGATGCTCGTTGCCGTTTACTGCGTGCGACGCATACTGGATCGGGTAATCCGGTCGGGAACCGGAGTTCCCGCCTACGGGACTAAATCGGAAAATACCTTCCCTTTTTTTCCCCCTCTCTGCTTCTACATCCTTGTTACATTTCTTTCTGCCATCAACACGCCCGATCTTTTTGGGACACTTAAGGGAGCACTCCGTGCGACAGCCTACATGCTGTTCAGTGTGATAGTGCACACTGTCATCCAAAACAGGAATTCCCTGAAACGACTTTTTGTCGCCAGTTTTCCGTCCGCTGCGGTTGCCGTCATCTGGACAGTTATTGTCCTCATCTATCACATAGATGCCTGGCAGTGGACAAGTGCGTATCGGAGTGCGCCGTTTACAAATTATTCCGTCTACGGTGCGTTTGCTGCGCTTTTCTTCCTCGTCTGTCTGAGTCGTCTTCTCTTTGACAATAGTGGGTACGACCGTGTGCTCTGGACGGCATGGTTCTTATGCTTCGGTGTGGGACTCCTGTTCTGCTTTTCGCGTGGGGTCTGGCTATCGGTCATCGTTGCGATCGGTTTCATGCTGCTGCAACTGGGGAAAGGCGTTACGCATAAAAAGATTCTGTTTATCGGTGCGGCATGCTTTATCCTACTGGCGTGTCTGAATCTTCCCGGTATCTACAATATTCTCGTTGAACGTGTCACATCCGCGGTGGACCTCAGTTATGCTTCAAACCGAGCGCGTCTCTTACGATGGGGACAGGCTTTCGTGATGTTCGCTGAAAGCCCTATTTTGGGGAAAGGATACGGGGCGTTTGCGATGTTATACGAGGAGGATGTGGCACTTGTTGGAAGTTATACGGCGCAGTATCAACTCGGTGCCCACAGCGAATATCTCCAAGTGATGGCGGAATTGGGAATCGTTGGATTAGGGATATGGGTATGGTTGAACTTTGCCTTCCTACGCTATGGGTTTCGTGCCCTCCAAACGTTAGAAGACGGGTTTTACCGTGCCATGGTCATTGGATTAATGGCGGCAGAAATTTCATTGATGGTGCACTTCACCGTAAACAATCTGCTGAACGGGGACGCCATTGGGATTCCCTTCTGGGGTATCTACGGATTATTGCCGGCTGTTGTGCAAATGGCGAACCGCGAAAAGACTTCATCATAG
- a CDS encoding sulfatase yields the protein MNIIHIISDTFRRDNLAIYGGKGYTPSLNAFAEKCVVFDKAYVCGFPTVPIRGELVTGQVSICRRGWEPLKRDVPVIADDLTNAGIVSMMIADTPHHINNGFFYNRGFTGWKWIRGQEGDHLETQPYDYESKKSLQYREYTRTHPNKLPGGLGNHLRNMAFRQTEADTYVAQTMQTACDWLERNHQHENFYLMVDTFDPHEPWDAPEWYLKRFDASDYDGPEPIYPPYGPNPMNERETERLNALYRAEASLADNWIGQLLRKIDYMGLMENTMVIFMADHGFLLGEHGLLAKNLSMYEEVIHIPLMVYHPEATPRHTNALASIIDIPPTVIDVLDVEHEAQVEGNSLLPVIMGDTDTGREYTVTHGAWVGGWSPDGGSPHGSITDGTWSLLLENQGAPQQLFHLPSDPEQMNNRFESDTSEARRLYQAFLDFLGQHGAPDAMVTEFQSRWQD from the coding sequence ATGAACATCATCCACATTATTTCAGACACATTTCGACGGGATAACCTTGCTATCTATGGCGGAAAGGGATACACACCCTCCCTGAATGCTTTCGCGGAAAAATGTGTCGTTTTTGACAAAGCGTATGTCTGTGGTTTTCCGACTGTTCCGATTCGTGGCGAACTCGTGACAGGGCAAGTCAGTATCTGTCGAAGGGGGTGGGAACCTCTCAAACGAGATGTCCCCGTCATCGCTGATGACTTAACGAACGCTGGGATTGTGAGTATGATGATTGCGGATACGCCGCATCACATCAACAACGGTTTCTTTTACAACCGTGGGTTCACGGGATGGAAGTGGATTCGCGGGCAAGAGGGTGATCATTTAGAGACGCAGCCCTACGATTATGAATCGAAAAAATCGTTGCAGTATCGTGAGTACACACGAACACATCCGAACAAATTGCCCGGTGGACTCGGCAATCACCTGAGAAACATGGCGTTCCGACAGACCGAGGCGGACACTTACGTTGCGCAGACGATGCAGACGGCTTGCGACTGGTTGGAACGTAACCATCAGCACGAAAACTTCTACCTGATGGTGGACACTTTCGATCCGCATGAACCGTGGGATGCCCCCGAATGGTATCTAAAGCGTTTCGATGCGAGCGATTACGACGGACCGGAACCGATCTATCCCCCCTACGGTCCCAATCCGATGAATGAACGAGAGACGGAACGGCTCAACGCCCTCTACCGGGCAGAAGCATCACTGGCTGACAACTGGATCGGACAACTCCTGCGGAAAATCGATTATATGGGCTTGATGGAAAACACAATGGTGATCTTCATGGCGGATCACGGTTTCCTACTGGGTGAACACGGACTCCTCGCGAAGAACCTCAGCATGTATGAAGAGGTTATCCATATCCCACTCATGGTTTATCACCCAGAGGCGACACCCCGGCACACCAATGCGCTCGCCAGCATTATTGATATTCCGCCTACCGTTATTGATGTGTTGGATGTGGAACACGAGGCGCAAGTGGAAGGTAACAGTCTTCTGCCCGTTATCATGGGAGATACTGACACAGGACGCGAGTATACTGTTACGCATGGTGCCTGGGTCGGGGGCTGGAGTCCTGATGGCGGTAGCCCGCATGGAAGCATCACGGACGGCACATGGTCTCTGCTTTTAGAGAACCAAGGCGCGCCGCAGCAGTTATTCCATTTACCCTCTGATCCGGAACAGATGAATAATCGGTTTGAATCAGATACGTCAGAGGCGCGGCGGCTCTACCAAGCATTTCTGGACTTCTTAGGGCAGCATGGCGCACCTGACGCAATGGTGACAGAATTCCAGAGTCGATGGCAAGACTGA
- a CDS encoding zinc-binding alcohol dehydrogenase: MKGKRIVMPAKRSATLEDFELDETLTPNQILLKTHYSLISPGTEGAGYTGLESGTQFPHGSGYTSIGEVRKVGENVTKCAVGDLAFCYGPHASIAKTESVLLAFKPPLDIDEKLVPFVRMATVAMTSLRVSSAEFGDTVAVIGLGLVGNSASQLFNLAGMKVISIERVPRRLEIARQCGIQHLINPDEEDALERVIDLTNGEKAAVTVEAIGNPRLVETAYQLTGRQGEVILLGSPRGEYVTDATAILNYSHSVGLGAITLRSAHEWVYPTMHSGESKHSLERNSRLVYSLMCEGKFKAQELLTHVIDPEVSAQSAYDGLADRKDEYLGVIMDWT; the protein is encoded by the coding sequence ATGAAAGGAAAACGGATTGTGATGCCAGCGAAACGTTCAGCAACGCTGGAGGATTTTGAACTTGATGAGACACTCACGCCGAACCAAATTCTGTTAAAAACGCACTACAGTTTGATTAGTCCCGGCACCGAAGGCGCAGGGTATACTGGACTCGAAAGTGGAACACAGTTCCCACACGGCTCCGGCTATACGTCGATCGGCGAAGTCCGCAAAGTTGGTGAAAATGTGACCAAATGTGCCGTCGGAGACCTCGCCTTCTGCTATGGTCCACACGCCTCTATCGCCAAAACCGAGTCAGTCCTTTTAGCGTTTAAACCGCCTTTAGACATAGACGAGAAATTGGTTCCGTTCGTCCGAATGGCGACAGTCGCAATGACCTCTCTACGGGTATCTTCCGCCGAATTCGGGGATACCGTTGCGGTTATCGGTTTGGGATTGGTCGGCAACTCTGCCTCGCAACTTTTCAATCTGGCAGGCATGAAAGTTATCAGCATCGAGCGGGTGCCGCGTCGACTTGAAATCGCTCGGCAGTGCGGTATCCAACACCTGATTAATCCAGATGAAGAAGATGCGCTGGAACGGGTTATAGATTTGACAAACGGCGAGAAAGCCGCGGTCACTGTCGAAGCGATCGGAAACCCACGACTCGTCGAAACAGCATATCAGTTGACCGGCAGACAGGGAGAGGTCATCTTACTCGGTTCGCCGCGCGGTGAATACGTCACAGATGCAACCGCCATTTTAAACTACAGCCACAGTGTCGGTTTGGGCGCGATTACGCTCAGAAGTGCACATGAGTGGGTCTACCCGACGATGCACTCTGGCGAGTCGAAACATTCACTTGAACGCAACTCGCGCTTGGTCTATTCACTGATGTGTGAGGGCAAGTTCAAGGCGCAAGAATTGCTGACGCATGTCATTGACCCGGAGGTATCCGCACAATCTGCCTACGATGGATTGGCGGATCGCAAAGATGAATACTTGGGTGTGATTATGGACTGGACGTAG